In Rhodospirillaceae bacterium, the DNA window CCAGATGATGCGTCGCGACCTTGCGCGCTTCCGCTTCAGACATGACGGTTCTCCTCGTATATCCGCGCGATGCCGGTCGCCGCGGGAGGCGACGACACGCGCAGCAGGCGCCGGACCTGGCTGGCCGCCTCGACGATCACCGCGTCGGCGATTGCCAGGTCCACGTTGACGAACGGCCGCGACGGCGGCCGCAGACGGGTGCGGTTGCACGCGGCCCCGACCACGGCCAGGGCACCGCGCAGACCGTGGAAGCGCAGCACGGCGATCGCGTTGCTGTCGCCGCCCGACAGCCAGAGCTGGCGCCAGCCCTCGTAAATCTGCGCGGCGTCGGCGTGCATCATGGCCCAGGCTCCGGAGATTTTTTTTTATCCCGCTCGATCGCCTTCTCCAGACCGCGCGGATGGACCCTGACGCCGAACTCGTCCTCGATCAGCGGCGCCAGCCGGCGCGCGCCCACGCGGCCGTGCCGGGCCCTGTAGTCCTCGACGAAGCGCAGCATCTCCGGGCTGATCTTGTGCGGCCCCCGCGGCCCCCGCCGTCCCGGGATGAGCTCCTGCAGCCCGCCCTCGTCGAACGCCTTGACCATGCGGAAGCAGGTCGGCCGCGAGACCCCGAACCGTTCCGCTGCCTGCGCGAGCGTGGCGCTTCCCACCCGGACCAGCCGGACCATCTCGTAGCGGACCTGAAGCAGGTCGCGGGAATCGAAGAAGTCTCCGGAGACGAATGCCGGATCGCTGACCTTTTCCGGAGTCCGGTTGAGCGTGCCGGCCTCCCTGAGCCGGTTCCGCTTTTCGGTGTCGTCGCGATGCTCTGCCATGGCGGTGCGGGCCTCTGAAGTGCTTTCAATAAATAATACGCAAACTATCGAACCCGAGTCAACGCTCAACCGCGACGACCTCGCTCGATACGTAGAGAATACAGCGATTATCAGGCATTTCATGCCAGGTGCAGCCGCGCACAAGCGCCCTAGTTTCTGATCATATAGCGCCATTATTTCTGATCACGCTCGGCCGCCGGTGCAAGCAGCGCGTCGACGAGCTCGCGAAGCACAACCAGGTCGTCGCCCCGGAACAGGCAGTGACCCGAAGCAACGCGCTCGAAGTCGTCGACCTGCCCCAGGGACGTCCAGGAAACCGGCACGCTGACAAGGGTTGCGCCGCCCGGGCCATCCGCGAAGTAGCGGACAATCGATCTCTTGGATCCGCCCACACGGTCGTAAATCTGGACCGTTTGGCCCCTGAGCGGATGGAACGGGTGGGTGATCACAACATCCTGATGATCACCCTCTTCGGCGCAACGGCCTGCATTTGGGAACGGTAGAACGCA includes these proteins:
- a CDS encoding helix-turn-helix domain-containing protein, which produces MAEHRDDTEKRNRLREAGTLNRTPEKVSDPAFVSGDFFDSRDLLQVRYEMVRLVRVGSATLAQAAERFGVSRPTCFRMVKAFDEGGLQELIPGRRGPRGPHKISPEMLRFVEDYRARHGRVGARRLAPLIEDEFGVRVHPRGLEKAIERDKKKSPEPGP
- a CDS encoding DUF5372 family protein, producing MITHPFHPLRGQTVQIYDRVGGSKRSIVRYFADGPGGATLVSVPVSWTSLGQVDDFERVASGHCLFRGDDLVVLRELVDALLAPAAERDQK